CAGGGTCCGGATCTCGTCGCTGGAGAGCATCTTGTCGAACCGGGCCTTTTCCACGTTCAGGATCTTGCCCTTGAGCGGGAGGATGGCCTGGAACTTCCGGTCGCGGCCCTGCTTGGCCGAGCCGCCGGCCGAATCGCCCTCCACGATGAACAGCTCGCTGTGGGCCGGGTCTTTTTCGGAACAGTCGGCCAGTTTGCCGGGGAGCGAGCCGCCGTCCAATGCGCTCTTGCGCCGGATCAACTCCTTGGCCTTGCGCGCCGCTTCGCGGGCCCGGGCCGCGTCCACGGCCTTGCCGATGATTTTGCGGGCGATCGGGGGGTTCTGTTCGAAGTAGTCGCCGAGCGCCTCGTTAACCGCCGCTTCCACGATGCCCTTGACCTCGCTGTTGCCCAGCTTGGCCTTGGTCTGCCCTTCGAACTGCGGGTTCCGCAACTTGACGCTGACGACGGCGGTGAGGCCTTCGCGCACATCGTCGCCCGTGAGCGACTCCGTTTCCTTCTTCAGCAGATCGTTGGCGTTGGCGTAGTTGTTGATGGTCCTGGTGAGCGCGGCCTTGAAGCCGACCAGATGGGTGCCGCCCTCCTTCGTGTTGATATTGTTGGCGAAGGAGAAGAGGTTCTCGGCGTAGCTGTCGTTGTACTGGAGGGCAACCTCCAGAATCATGTCGCTTTTTTCGATCTCGACGAAGATGGTCTTGTGCAGCGGCGTCTTGGCTTCGTTGAGGTGCTCGACGAAGGAAACGATCCCGCCCTTGTAGCGGAAGGTCTGCTCCTTTTCTTTGTGCTCGTCTTTGAGCGTGATGGCCAGGCCCTTGTTCAGGAAGGCCAGCTCGCGGAGGCGCTGGGCCAGCACGTCGAAGCTGAATTCCAGAATTTCGAAAATCTGGTTGTCCGGCTTGAACGTGACCATCGTGCCGCGCTTTTTCGTTTTCCCGGTGACCTTCAGCGGCGCGGTCGGCTTGCCCCGCTCATAGCGCTGCTCGAATGTCTGACCGTCCTGCCAGATTTCCAGCTCCAGCCATTCGGAGAGTGCGTTGACGACCGAAATGCCCACGCCGTGGAGCCCGCCGGAGACCGTGTAGGCCCCTTGCTCGAACTTGCCGCCCGCGTGCAGGACGGTCAGCGCGACTTCCGCGGCGGATTTCTTCTGGGTCGAGTGCATGCCCGTCGGGATGCCGCGGCCGTTGTCCACCACCGTCACGCTCCCGTCGATGTGGATCGTGACCTCGATCGACTCCCCGAAGCCCGCCATGTGCTCGTCGACGCTGTTGTCCACCACTTCGTAGACGAGGTGGTGCAGCCCGTCCACGCCGGTGCTGCCGATGTACATGGCCGGCCGTTTGCGGACCGCATCCAGGCCTTCCAACACCTTGATCTGATCGGCGCTGTAGCTGTCGGACTTTCCCTGGCCTGCTGCGTCGGTTTTTGCGTCTTTAGTCGCCATCCGCCTCCTTCTCAGAAAGGTGATGGGTGATCAGTAACTGGTGATGGAGAGGGCCGCCCTCTACTCACCGATCACTATTCACCATTCACCGTCAAACCTTGATCGGCATCACCACGCAGGTGAAGCCCGCGTTGCCCGGTTCGCGGATCAGGCAGGGACTCAGCGGGTTGTCCATCTGCATGGAGATCGCGTCTCCGTCCATCACCGCCAGCACGTCCAGCAGGTACCGGGCGTTGAAGCCGGTCGTGAGGGTCTCGCCCTTGTACTGCGCGGCCAACTCCTCGGTCGCTTCGCCAAAATCCGGGTTGCTGGTGTAGAGCGTCATCTTGCCCACCGAAAGGGTCACCTTCACCGCGTTGGTCTTGTCGCGGGAGAGGACCGCGACCCGGCGCAAGGCCCCTTCCAGCTCGGTCCGGGCCACGCTGACTTTCTTGTCCTGGTCTTTTTCCTTGGGAATCACCTGCTGGTAGTTCGGGTAATTGCCCTCCATCAGGCGGGAGGTCAGCAGGAGCCCGCTCTTGCGGAAGACCATGAGGTTTTTGGTGAAGCCGATGAGCGGCTCGCCGTCCCCCTCTTCCAGCAGTCGCTTCATTTCATGGGCCGCCTTCTTGGGGATGATGGCTTTGATTTCCTTCGGGCCGTCTTTGGCCGCGTCCTTGCCGCCGGCCGCCGCCGTCTCCTGCTCGGCCATCGCCAAGCGGTGGCCGTCCGTGCCGACCAGGCGAAGCGTCGTCGTCTTCTCCGAGGTGATGAGCGTGACCAGGAGCCCGTTTAAAATGTAGCGGGCGTCGTTGTCGCCCACCGCGAAGAGAGTCTTGCGGATCAGCTCGAGGAGCCCCGCGCCCGTCACCGGCGTGAGCCCCTCGCGTTCGATCGAGGGGAGGGCCGGGTATTCGCTGCTGGGCAGCCCGACGACCTTGAACTGGCTCTTGCCGGAGCGGATGGTCGCCCAGTTGTTCTCCGTGACGCTCAGTTCGATTTCGCCGTCGGGCAGCTCCTTGAGAATCTCGAAGAGCTTGCGGGCCGACAGGGTGATCGCGCCCGGCTCCTGCACCGTGGCCTTGTAGAGGGCCCGCATGCCGATTTCCAAATCGGTGGCGATGACGTCCACCCCCTCCGGCTTGGCCTCCAGCAGGATGTTGGAGAGTTGCGGCATGGTGTTGCGCTTCTCCACCACGCCCTGGACCCGCTGCAGGGCCATCAACATTTCGTCGCGCGCGATTCGTAGCTTCATCGGGTGTCTCCCGGGTTCGGTCCCGCTCGTCGCTGCTAGCCCTTGGTGATCTGCTCCTTCAAGCTTTCCAGCGTGGCCCGTAACGTGCCGTCCGCTTCCTTGGCCTTGGCGATCTGCTTGCAGGCGTGGATGATCGTCGTGTGGTCCTTGCCCCCGAAGTGCCGGCCGATCTCCGGGAACGAGGAGTCCGTCATTTCGCGGCAGAGGTACATGGCGATCTGCCGCGGGTAGACCAGCGTCTTGCTCCGCCGTCGGCTCTTCAGCTCGGCGATCTTCACATGGAAGCGGTTCGCCACGGCCTCCTCGATGTCGTCCATCGCGATGATCTTCTTCTTCTCGCCGATGATGTCGCGCAAGACCGTCTTGGCCATGTCCATCGTAATGGCCTGGCCGGTCAACGAACAGTAGGCCCCCAGGCGGACAAGGGAGCCTTCCAGTTCCCGGATGTTGCTTTTCATGTTCGCGGCCAGGAACTGCACCACGTCCTCGGGAAGCCCGATGCCTTCGTCGTCCGACTTCTTGCGCAGGATCGCGATGCGCGTTTCCACATCCGGCGGCTGGAGGTCCGCGATCAGGCCCCACTCGAAGCGGGAGCGCAGCCGCTCCTCCATGTCCGGCATTTCCTTCGGGAACCGGTCGCTGGACAGGACGATCTGCTTGTGGGCCTCGTAGAGCGTGTTGAAGGTGTGAAAGAACTCCTCCTGGGTCCGCTCTTTTCCGGCCAGGAACTGCACGTCGTCCACCAGCAGCATGTCGATGTTCCGGTACTTCTTGCGAAGGTCCATCATCTTGTCGTAACGGATCGAGTTGATGACCTCGTTCGTGAACTGTTCCGTCGTCACATATGCGATCCTCACATCGGCCTTTTCGGCGACGTGGTTCCCGATCGCGTTCAAGAGGTGCGTCTTTCCGAGCCCGACCCCGCCGTAAATAAACAGGGGGTTATAGGCTTCCGCCGGGCGGTCCGCCACAGCCATGCTGGCGGCGTGGGCAAACTGGTTGCTGGCTCCGACGACGAAGGTTTTAAAGGTGTACTTGGGATTGAGAGGATTCGCGCGCCTGGTTCGTCCGGCAGGTGAGGTCTTCGTCCCCGCCGACGGACCGGTTCCCCCCGGGGATCTCGCCTGCTTCTCCGTCGGTACAAACACCACATCGGCTTTCGCTCCCCCTCGGGCCTCCGCGAGCGCCTCAGCCAGGAGTCCCGGGTGCGATTTTTCGACCCGTTCACCAAAGAACTTGTTCGGGACCTCAATCCTCGCCCCCACATCATCAATGCTCAACAGGCGCATTGGTGTGAACCAAGTGTCGAAGTCCATCTTCGAGACTCTGGACTCGATATAAGCCAGAGCTGATTCCCATACCGTACTACCGGACATAAATTCCTAAAATCTCCAATTATTCACAGCTTTATTAACAGCTGTGGATACTATTTCGCTGTCATTTCATGCTCTTGCGATGATCTTGTCCGTTCTTCATCTTGTTGCCTAATACGCAAACCTATAAATTTACCGGGCCTCATCTGTCTTGCGTATCCCTATTCCCTGCACAGGTTATATTCATGAAGTTCACGACCTATAAGACGGTTGCCACCTGTTCTTCGAGTAAGCGTATCACCGAGTATCCATTCAAGATCAACGTCTTTCCGTCTATCCCCCCTATCCACTCCCTCTACTCCGACTCCGGCTCCGACGGATCTTCTTTCTTCACACGGTAAACGAGGAATAAGAGCCCTTGTGAATTAGAGAGCCACGATGTTGTCCGCCTCGAAAATCAGACGCAAGAAGTCGCCGTAGGAGATCACCGGAAACGAGGGTGATGCCTTGCGGGACGTAACATCGTCGGCCAAGGCATACACGCGTGCTGCCGGGACTTGGGAGAGTCCTACCGCGTCATGAATAAGCACAACCGATGTCTGATTCCCTGTTGATGGGGAAGACGGAAGCAGGGAGCCGGATGCGCGGGTGTCACCGAGGATGTACAGAACGTTGCGCAATCAGGCCTCCGCTTAAAATACCAACGTTCGATCGGCTGCCGCCACCAGGTCCGCGATTTCTTCTGGTGGGGCCTCCCGAGCCGTAAATTCGTCGTCCAGAGAGTATGTGGATCGGGTGCCGAGTGGAACGATAAAAGGAATCTTCAGGTGCTTAAAGGAAGGGAGATATTTTTCAAGAATTTCTATGTCTTGGATGTCATCGATGTCTTCCGAGAGAAGCAGCGGAGCCCGACCGAGGAGAATGACCGTCAACGGATTCTCCCCGGTGCTGAGACCGAGCGCGATACGGAGAGCTTCCACGGCACGAGGTGTGTCACGAGGATCTTCCCGAATCACCGTGACGATACTGGGGGCCATAGACCTCCCCGAAGGGCGATTCAATTAAAGGCGACGAACCGGTCACACCCGTTGATCATATTGGAGAGGACTACGAGACCACAGAGCGTGACGTCGTTCCCCAAGTTGTCCGTCGAAACCTTGTGCTGTTGGCACCCATACGCACAGACGAAGAATTTAACCCCTGCTGCAGAAAGGCCCAACAGCCGAGGGTCACGAAGATTCAACACACCCTCATCAATCAAGTACAAATAAACGTCAATGTTTGATCGTAACGCCTCTTCGCAGAGACGTGAAACGGTCGTGACATTGGGATGAGTCGGACCTGTGGACAGCAATACAGCAAGCCTCTTTTTATCCATCGTAATCCACAGGGCTCAATATAAATAAAAAACAAACAATTTCAATACCTTACAGATATTAAAACGATCATGAAAATGTACCCGTTTTAAGACCTAAAAGTCAAATGAAAAATAAGGCAAATTCGGAGAGGGGATTACTGTGGTTTCAGGAAGAGGGACGCGATTGTAGGGGCAGCCTTTCCGAGCGGGATCAACTGTTGTTCCTTGGTCTGCATATCGCGAAGGATCAGAGATCCCTTGCCCACTTCATCATCGCCGAGAATCGCACAATAAGAAGCCTGGAGGCGGTCGGCTTGCCGCAAGAGCGCTTTTAGCGAAGAGGCTCGAAAATCCGTATCGGCTGGGACACCCAGGAAGCGCAGCTCGTCCAGGAGCCTGACACCGGCCTCCAGTCCTTGAGATCCGAACCCGGCGACAAAGACCGTCTTGGCCGCCGCGGGGAGTGACCCCTCCGGAAGCATCAGCGAGACCCGCTCGAGGCCGACCGCGAACCCGACCGCAGGGGTTTTGGGACCCCCCAACACCTCCACAAGGCCGTCATACCGCCCTCCGGCCCCGACCGCGTTCTGCGCGCCCAGGTGCGTGGTGGTCACCTCGAACGTCGTGAGGGTGTAATAGTCGAGCCCGCGCACGAGCCGAGGGTTCAGCAGATAGGGAATGCGCAAGCCATCGAGGGTGGCCCGCACTGTCTCGAAGTGTTGCCGTGCGAAGGGTGAGAGATGGTCCGTCAGCTTCGGGGCCGAATCGGTGGCCGTCCTGCAGGCGGGCACCTTACAGTCGAGCACCCGCAGCGGGTTGGTCTCGATCCGGCGCCGGCAATTCTGGCAGAGCTTGTCCTCCAGCGGCTTCAGAAACGCAACGAGCGCCGCTTTGTATGCGGGCCGGTCGCCGGCCTCGCCGAGGCTGTTGAGTTCGAGCGTGAGGCCGGGCAGGCCCAAGCTGGAGAGGAACCGCCAGAGGAGCGAAATGACCTCGACGTCCGCCTGGGGCGCGGCACTGCCGAAGGACTCGACCCCGTATTGATGGAATTGGCGCAAGCGTCCGGCCTGCGGCCGCTCATGGCGGAACATCGGGCCGAGGTAATAGAACTTCTGTGCGGTGGGGGCGGCGGTCAGATTGTGTTCGATGTAGGCGCGCACCACGCCGGCCGTGGCTTCCGGCCGCAAGGTGAGCGAGGAGCCGTCCCGGTCCTGGAACGTGTACATCTCTTTTTCGACGATATCCGTGCTGGCTCCGATGCTCCGGGCGAACAGCTCGGTCACCTCGAAGACCGGCACGCGGATTTCACGGAAGCCGTACAGGTGGGAAAACCGGCGGGCCGCTCCCTCGATCACCTGCCAGCGGGGCATCTCGTCCGGCAGGGTGTCCTTGACGCCTTTGATCCCGCGAATCATGAGGTTCCCGTTAGGAGTGAGGCGTCAGACGTGAGGAGAGCAGAGCCGTACGCCTCACAGGTTGAGCGGCACTATACTGGCGCCCCTGCGGCAAGTCAACGAACGTTGCGCGAACGATGAACGCGCATGCCGGGCCATGATCGCGGAGCACGAAGCGATATTCTTGCGAAGGCCGGCAGCTAGGGGTATAGTGCGGCGCGGTCGAAAGCTGATAGCCGACAGCTCTCAGCCGTCAGCTAAATCAAAGAAGAGTAAAACATGACGACCGACGGCCCCACCAGACGCGTCAT
The DNA window shown above is from Nitrospirota bacterium and carries:
- the dnaA gene encoding chromosomal replication initiator protein DnaA is translated as MSGSTVWESALAYIESRVSKMDFDTWFTPMRLLSIDDVGARIEVPNKFFGERVEKSHPGLLAEALAEARGGAKADVVFVPTEKQARSPGGTGPSAGTKTSPAGRTRRANPLNPKYTFKTFVVGASNQFAHAASMAVADRPAEAYNPLFIYGGVGLGKTHLLNAIGNHVAEKADVRIAYVTTEQFTNEVINSIRYDKMMDLRKKYRNIDMLLVDDVQFLAGKERTQEEFFHTFNTLYEAHKQIVLSSDRFPKEMPDMEERLRSRFEWGLIADLQPPDVETRIAILRKKSDDEGIGLPEDVVQFLAANMKSNIRELEGSLVRLGAYCSLTGQAITMDMAKTVLRDIIGEKKKIIAMDDIEEAVANRFHVKIAELKSRRRSKTLVYPRQIAMYLCREMTDSSFPEIGRHFGGKDHTTIIHACKQIAKAKEADGTLRATLESLKEQITKG
- the gyrB gene encoding DNA topoisomerase (ATP-hydrolyzing) subunit B, with translation MATKDAKTDAAGQGKSDSYSADQIKVLEGLDAVRKRPAMYIGSTGVDGLHHLVYEVVDNSVDEHMAGFGESIEVTIHIDGSVTVVDNGRGIPTGMHSTQKKSAAEVALTVLHAGGKFEQGAYTVSGGLHGVGISVVNALSEWLELEIWQDGQTFEQRYERGKPTAPLKVTGKTKKRGTMVTFKPDNQIFEILEFSFDVLAQRLRELAFLNKGLAITLKDEHKEKEQTFRYKGGIVSFVEHLNEAKTPLHKTIFVEIEKSDMILEVALQYNDSYAENLFSFANNINTKEGGTHLVGFKAALTRTINNYANANDLLKKETESLTGDDVREGLTAVVSVKLRNPQFEGQTKAKLGNSEVKGIVEAAVNEALGDYFEQNPPIARKIIGKAVDAARAREAARKAKELIRRKSALDGGSLPGKLADCSEKDPAHSELFIVEGDSAGGSAKQGRDRKFQAILPLKGKILNVEKARFDKMLSSDEIRTLIMALGTGIGRKREETEGEKSKDDKEAFDITRARYHKIILMTDADVDGSHIRTLLLTFFFRQMQALIERGYIYIAQPPLFKVKKGKTERYLKDENALNEYLSDLAVEDVEVYVESGQAFVTGRRLLPILKKLIAFESLITRFSKKQREGGILRAFVDEPGLDRDLLKNATALKKLVANAKKTLTTAYPKATMAFDIVEDEEHQSNKVVCKIQTNGMAHQLEITHELVGSADFRELQKLAPSAIGLGRAPYKLKAKDIQKELPGPAELVREILEIGKHGLGLQRYKGLGEMNPTQLWETTMNPETRSLMQVKLEDIAGVDDIFSILMGDEVAPRRDFIQQHALEVRNLDV
- the dnaN gene encoding DNA polymerase III subunit beta → MKLRIARDEMLMALQRVQGVVEKRNTMPQLSNILLEAKPEGVDVIATDLEIGMRALYKATVQEPGAITLSARKLFEILKELPDGEIELSVTENNWATIRSGKSQFKVVGLPSSEYPALPSIEREGLTPVTGAGLLELIRKTLFAVGDNDARYILNGLLVTLITSEKTTTLRLVGTDGHRLAMAEQETAAAGGKDAAKDGPKEIKAIIPKKAAHEMKRLLEEGDGEPLIGFTKNLMVFRKSGLLLTSRLMEGNYPNYQQVIPKEKDQDKKVSVARTELEGALRRVAVLSRDKTNAVKVTLSVGKMTLYTSNPDFGEATEELAAQYKGETLTTGFNARYLLDVLAVMDGDAISMQMDNPLSPCLIREPGNAGFTCVVMPIKV
- a CDS encoding histidine--tRNA ligase, whose amino-acid sequence is MIRGIKGVKDTLPDEMPRWQVIEGAARRFSHLYGFREIRVPVFEVTELFARSIGASTDIVEKEMYTFQDRDGSSLTLRPEATAGVVRAYIEHNLTAAPTAQKFYYLGPMFRHERPQAGRLRQFHQYGVESFGSAAPQADVEVISLLWRFLSSLGLPGLTLELNSLGEAGDRPAYKAALVAFLKPLEDKLCQNCRRRIETNPLRVLDCKVPACRTATDSAPKLTDHLSPFARQHFETVRATLDGLRIPYLLNPRLVRGLDYYTLTTFEVTTTHLGAQNAVGAGGRYDGLVEVLGGPKTPAVGFAVGLERVSLMLPEGSLPAAAKTVFVAGFGSQGLEAGVRLLDELRFLGVPADTDFRASSLKALLRQADRLQASYCAILGDDEVGKGSLILRDMQTKEQQLIPLGKAAPTIASLFLKPQ